A section of the Rhizobium sp. BT03 genome encodes:
- a CDS encoding GntR family transcriptional regulator has product MLKQVHDPAETVSDVVFRQIREDIISGVLPPGAKIKLEQAKERYSIGISSLREILSRLTTENLVVAEGQRGFEVSPASRRELLELADLRIVLETHAIGLAFAAGNLEWEGRIVAAHHRLAAAERKLLAGDMSRTVDWVRYDWEFHQAIVSACNSETLMATLSSVFDRFLRYHMLAESFRGKPVVDDHRLLFELSIQRDVAGATEVVRRHVQSGVEHVLKSGRIL; this is encoded by the coding sequence ATGCTCAAGCAAGTCCACGACCCGGCCGAAACCGTAAGCGATGTCGTTTTCCGGCAGATCCGCGAGGATATCATATCGGGGGTATTGCCGCCGGGGGCCAAGATCAAGCTGGAGCAGGCCAAGGAGCGCTACTCCATCGGCATTTCGTCGCTGCGCGAAATTCTGAGCCGCCTGACCACGGAGAATCTCGTCGTCGCCGAAGGGCAGCGTGGTTTCGAAGTCAGCCCGGCTTCGCGTCGGGAACTGCTGGAACTCGCCGATCTGAGGATCGTTCTTGAAACGCATGCGATCGGCCTTGCATTCGCTGCGGGAAATCTCGAATGGGAGGGGCGCATCGTTGCTGCCCATCACCGGCTGGCCGCCGCCGAGCGCAAGCTGCTGGCGGGCGATATGTCGCGCACGGTCGACTGGGTCCGGTACGATTGGGAGTTCCATCAGGCGATCGTCTCGGCCTGCAATTCAGAGACGCTGATGGCGACCCTGTCTTCCGTCTTCGACCGCTTCCTTCGTTATCATATGCTGGCCGAAAGCTTTCGCGGCAAGCCTGTCGTCGATGACCACCGGCTGTTGTTCGAACTGTCCATTCAACGTGACGTCGCCGGCGCGACCGAGGTGGTTAGACGGCACGTGCAGAGCGGCGTCGAGCATGTGCTGAAGAGCGGCCGCATTCTCTGA
- a CDS encoding GntR family transcriptional regulator: protein MLQPVVNETIAESSYRRIRADIIFGRLAPAQKLKLESLKESYETSISTLREVLNRLSSEGLVVAEGQKGFEVSPVSVSDLRETAAMRLLLESHALEQSFAHGDVEWEAPLVAAHYKLARMEQVMATGDTSRAEDWKRYDWEFHQALISACGSKLLMQTHSVIFDKYLRYQMVALSYRGDVAAEEHQQLLDAALRRDAETAKRVLAFHIEGGVEHALAKGTLK, encoded by the coding sequence ATGCTGCAGCCTGTCGTAAACGAGACCATTGCCGAGAGCAGCTACCGGCGCATTCGGGCCGACATCATTTTCGGGCGGCTGGCGCCCGCCCAAAAACTGAAGCTGGAAAGCCTGAAGGAATCCTACGAGACCAGTATCAGCACGTTGCGAGAGGTGCTGAACCGGCTCTCCTCCGAGGGGCTTGTCGTCGCCGAGGGACAGAAGGGGTTCGAAGTTTCTCCGGTGTCGGTTTCCGACCTCAGGGAGACGGCGGCCATGCGGCTGCTCCTGGAGAGCCATGCCCTGGAGCAGTCATTTGCGCATGGGGACGTGGAATGGGAGGCGCCGCTGGTCGCGGCCCATTACAAGTTGGCGCGGATGGAGCAGGTCATGGCGACCGGTGACACCAGCCGGGCCGAGGACTGGAAGCGTTACGACTGGGAGTTCCACCAGGCGCTGATTTCCGCCTGCGGGTCGAAGCTGCTGATGCAGACCCACTCGGTGATCTTCGACAAATATCTGCGATATCAGATGGTCGCTCTGTCCTACCGCGGCGACGTCGCCGCCGAAGAACATCAGCAGCTTCTGGATGCGGCCTTGCGGCGGGATGCGGAGACGGCGAAGCGGGTGCTTGCGTTTCATATCGAAGGCGGGGTGGAACATGCGCTCGCCAAAGGGACGCTGAAATAG